From Vanrija pseudolonga chromosome 1, complete sequence, a single genomic window includes:
- the LACS7_2 gene encoding Long chain acyl-CoA synthetase 7, peroxisomal: MPPLQTKVYPYPPTLDLADQSSPVPGTQAFNTSSAYQNAIFKKDILENVPGTVYQIFEDGFNCQRTQLTQHSCERHAQPNQTLYRRRLRTPPAKAGEPLGWSHKTADTTYAQVRKRRDAVGSGLLALERLGRLKDRRVEARGDAGADVADPEPTPKEISQPGVPVWGSRLKAGARRGWGVGIWSINREEWQVIDFACHAYGLVGVSLYETLGPDTAEYITNFTPLPVIFASSNHIQDVLRLAPKCPTLRVLVSMDKISQAERDLFGQWASEVGVLLLDLEEFEEWGNSPGIYTPPGPNPGPEEAEIDKNRIMTISYTSGTTGNPKGVVLTNWNMVSATISNCYGAPVAAMKPGFKHFSFLPLAHIYERIIHFILLRANGIACFSTGDVTRLLEDAQIFKPNLFAGVPRVWNKIYAAIKLQMQAPGVKGALLRRAVDDKLRNWRETGSVTHPLWDRLVFNKIRALVGGEVQSLVTGSAPISPEVLELLKVAFCCDFAEGYGLTETCASTTRCVPWDVGSVGTTGFVGPSFEVKLRDVTEMAYTHADSPNPRGELLIRGPNVFKGYLNDPDNTKKALDADGWFYTGDVAEIDSAGRVKIIDRIKNVVKLSQGEYVALERVEGVYLLNPMFVSILVHADSLRDSLVAITVIDPVPGAAFVNKILGTSITPNETDKLDAALQEPKVKEALLAWFEGAAQGAKLNGYERIKGVHATVHPFDASLMTPTMKIKRNVAADFFKKEIDELYENAAAARSKI, encoded by the exons ATGCCGCCTCTTCAGACAAAGGTCTACCCCTACCCCCCaaccctcgacctcgcggacCAGAGCTCG CCCGTTCCCGGCACCCAGGCCTTCAACACTAGCA GCGCCTACCAGAATG CCATCTTCAAGAAGGACATTCTCGAGAATGTGCCCGGCACAGTCTACCAGATCTTCGAGGACG gcTTCAACTGCCAGCGCACCCAGCTCACACAACACAGCTGTGaacgccacgcccagcccaACCAGACGCTCtaccgtcgccgcctgcgcacgccgcccgccaaggccggcgagccGCTCGGCTGGTCGCACAAGACGGCCGACACGACCTACGCCCAGGTGCGCAAGCGCCGTGATGCCGTCGGCTCTGgtctgctcgcgctcgagcgtctcggccgcctcaaggaccgccgtgtcgaggcccgcggcgacgccggcgccgacgtcgccgaccccgagcccACGCCCAAGGAGATCTCGCAGCCCGGCGTCCCCGTCTGGGGATCCCGCCTCAAggctggcgctcgccgcggctggGGTGTCGGCATCTGGAGTATCAACCGCGAGGAGTGGCAGGTCATCGACTTTGCATGCCACGCATACGGCCTCGTTGGCGTGAGCTTGTACGAGACCCTCGGCCCCGACACCGCCGAGTACAT CACCAACTTCACTCCCCTCCCCGTCATCTTCGCGTCGTCCAACCACATCCAGGACgtgctccgcctcgcgcccaAGTGCCCCACGCTCCGCGTCCTCGTGTCGATGGACAAGATCTCGCAGGCCGAGCGTGACCTCTTTGGCCAGTGGGCctccgaggtcggcgtcctcctcctcgacctcgaggagtTTGAGGAGTGGGGAAACTCGCCTGGCATCTACACCCCTCCCGGCCCCAACCCCGGccccgaggaggccgagattGACAAGAACCGCATCATGACCATCTCGTACACCTCGGGCACGACCGGCAACCCCAAGGGTGTGGTCCTCACCAACTGGAACATGGTCAGCGCTACCATCTCCAACTGCTACGGtgcgcccgtcgccgccatgaAGCCTGGATTCAAGCACTTCTCgttcctccccctcgcccacATCTACGAGCGTATCATTCACTtcatcctcctccgcgccaaCGGTATCGCCTGCTTCTCCACTGGCGACGTTACCCGTCTCCTCGAGGACGCTCAGATCTTCAAGCCCAACCTCTTCGCTGGTGTCCCCCGTGTCTGGAACAA GATCTACGCGGCTATCAAGCTCCAGATGCAGGCTCCTGGCGTCAAGGGTGCTCTTCTCCGCCGtgctgtcgacgacaagctccGCAACTGGCGCGAGACCGGCAgcgtcacccaccccctctGGGACCGCCTCGTCTTCAACAAGATCCGTGCcctcgtcggtggcgagGTCCAGTCGCTCGTCACCGGCTCGGCCCCCATCTCGCCCGAGgttctcgagctcctcaaggtCGCCTTCTGCTGTGACTTTGCCGAGGGC TACGGTCTGACCGAGACCTGCGCGTCGACCACCCGCTGCGTTCCTTGGGACGTCGGATCCGTTGGCACCACCGGCTTTGTCGGCCCCAGCTTCGAGGTCAAGCTCCGCGACGTCACCGAGATGGCT TACACCCACGCCGACTCGCCCAACCCCCGTGGTGAGCTCCTCATCCGCGGCCCCAACGTCTTCAAGGGCTACCTCAACGACCCCGACAACACCAAGaaggccctcgacgccgacggatGGTTCTACActggcgacgtcgccgagatcgactcggccggccgcgtcAAGATCATTGACCGCATCAAGAACGTTGTTAAGCTCTCGCAGGGTGAATACGTTGCCCTTGAGCGTGTTGAGGGTGTCTACCTCCTCAACCCCATGTTTGTCTCGATCCTTGTCCACGCCGACTCCCTCCGCGACTCGCTGGTCGCCATCACGGTCATTGACCCTGTTCCCGGCGCCGCCTTTGTCAACAAGATCCTCGGCACGAGCATCACGCCCAACGAGaccgacaagctcgacgcggcgctccaGGAgcccaaggtcaaggaggccCTCCTTGCCTGGTTCGAGGGTGCTGCCCAGGGCGCCAAGCTCAATGGCTATGAGCGGATCAAGGGTGTCCACGCCACTGTTCATCCATTCGACGCCAGCCTCATGACTCCCACCATGAAGATCAAGCGCAACGTTGCCGCCGACTTCTTCAAGAAGGAGATTGACGAGCTGTACGagaacgccgccgctgccaggTCGAAGATTTAG
- the LACS7_2 gene encoding Long chain acyl-CoA synthetase 7, peroxisomal, whose amino-acid sequence MPPLQTKVYPYPPTLDLADQSSPVPGTQAFNTSSAYQNAIFKKDILENVPGTVYQIFEDGKSWSRRPRLLLPAAPPPQGFNCQRTQLTQHSCERHAQPNQTLYRRRLRTPPAKAGEPLGWSHKTADTTYAQVRKRRDAVGSGLLALERLGRLKDRRVEARGDAGADVADPEPTPKEISQPGVPVWGSRLKAGARRGWGVGIWSINREEWQVIDFACHAYGLVGVSLYETLGPDTAEYITNFTPLPVIFASSNHIQDVLRLAPKCPTLRVLVSMDKISQAERDLFGQWASEVGVLLLDLEEFEEWGNSPGIYTPPGPNPGPEEAEIDKNRIMTISYTSGTTGNPKGVVLTNWNMVSATISNCYGAPVAAMKPGFKHFSFLPLAHIYERIIHFILLRANGIACFSTGDVTRLLEDAQIFKPNLFAGVPRVWNKIYAAIKLQMQAPGVKGALLRRAVDDKLRNWRETGSVTHPLWDRLVFNKIRALVGGEVQSLVTGSAPISPEVLELLKVAFCCDFAEGYGLTETCASTTRCVPWDVGSVGTTGFVGPSFEVKLRDVTEMAYTHADSPNPRGELLIRGPNVFKGYLNDPDNTKKALDADGWFYTGDVAEIDSAGRVKIIDRIKNVVKLSQGEYVALERVEGVYLLNPMFVSILVHADSLRDSLVAITVIDPVPGAAFVNKILGTSITPNETDKLDAALQEPKVKEALLAWFEGAAQGAKLNGYERIKGVHATVHPFDASLMTPTMKIKRNVAADFFKKEIDELYENAAAARSKI is encoded by the exons ATGCCGCCTCTTCAGACAAAGGTCTACCCCTACCCCCCaaccctcgacctcgcggacCAGAGCTCG CCCGTTCCCGGCACCCAGGCCTTCAACACTAGCA GCGCCTACCAGAATG CCATCTTCAAGAAGGACATTCTCGAGAATGTGCCCGGCACAGTCTACCAGATCTTCGAGGACGGTAAGTCGTGGAGCCGGCGGCCAAGACTTTTGCttcccgccgcgccgccgccgcaaggcTTCAACTGCCAGCGCACCCAGCTCACACAACACAGCTGTGaacgccacgcccagcccaACCAGACGCTCtaccgtcgccgcctgcgcacgccgcccgccaaggccggcgagccGCTCGGCTGGTCGCACAAGACGGCCGACACGACCTACGCCCAGGTGCGCAAGCGCCGTGATGCCGTCGGCTCTGgtctgctcgcgctcgagcgtctcggccgcctcaaggaccgccgtgtcgaggcccgcggcgacgccggcgccgacgtcgccgaccccgagcccACGCCCAAGGAGATCTCGCAGCCCGGCGTCCCCGTCTGGGGATCCCGCCTCAAggctggcgctcgccgcggctggGGTGTCGGCATCTGGAGTATCAACCGCGAGGAGTGGCAGGTCATCGACTTTGCATGCCACGCATACGGCCTCGTTGGCGTGAGCTTGTACGAGACCCTCGGCCCCGACACCGCCGAGTACAT CACCAACTTCACTCCCCTCCCCGTCATCTTCGCGTCGTCCAACCACATCCAGGACgtgctccgcctcgcgcccaAGTGCCCCACGCTCCGCGTCCTCGTGTCGATGGACAAGATCTCGCAGGCCGAGCGTGACCTCTTTGGCCAGTGGGCctccgaggtcggcgtcctcctcctcgacctcgaggagtTTGAGGAGTGGGGAAACTCGCCTGGCATCTACACCCCTCCCGGCCCCAACCCCGGccccgaggaggccgagattGACAAGAACCGCATCATGACCATCTCGTACACCTCGGGCACGACCGGCAACCCCAAGGGTGTGGTCCTCACCAACTGGAACATGGTCAGCGCTACCATCTCCAACTGCTACGGtgcgcccgtcgccgccatgaAGCCTGGATTCAAGCACTTCTCgttcctccccctcgcccacATCTACGAGCGTATCATTCACTtcatcctcctccgcgccaaCGGTATCGCCTGCTTCTCCACTGGCGACGTTACCCGTCTCCTCGAGGACGCTCAGATCTTCAAGCCCAACCTCTTCGCTGGTGTCCCCCGTGTCTGGAACAA GATCTACGCGGCTATCAAGCTCCAGATGCAGGCTCCTGGCGTCAAGGGTGCTCTTCTCCGCCGtgctgtcgacgacaagctccGCAACTGGCGCGAGACCGGCAgcgtcacccaccccctctGGGACCGCCTCGTCTTCAACAAGATCCGTGCcctcgtcggtggcgagGTCCAGTCGCTCGTCACCGGCTCGGCCCCCATCTCGCCCGAGgttctcgagctcctcaaggtCGCCTTCTGCTGTGACTTTGCCGAGGGC TACGGTCTGACCGAGACCTGCGCGTCGACCACCCGCTGCGTTCCTTGGGACGTCGGATCCGTTGGCACCACCGGCTTTGTCGGCCCCAGCTTCGAGGTCAAGCTCCGCGACGTCACCGAGATGGCT TACACCCACGCCGACTCGCCCAACCCCCGTGGTGAGCTCCTCATCCGCGGCCCCAACGTCTTCAAGGGCTACCTCAACGACCCCGACAACACCAAGaaggccctcgacgccgacggatGGTTCTACActggcgacgtcgccgagatcgactcggccggccgcgtcAAGATCATTGACCGCATCAAGAACGTTGTTAAGCTCTCGCAGGGTGAATACGTTGCCCTTGAGCGTGTTGAGGGTGTCTACCTCCTCAACCCCATGTTTGTCTCGATCCTTGTCCACGCCGACTCCCTCCGCGACTCGCTGGTCGCCATCACGGTCATTGACCCTGTTCCCGGCGCCGCCTTTGTCAACAAGATCCTCGGCACGAGCATCACGCCCAACGAGaccgacaagctcgacgcggcgctccaGGAgcccaaggtcaaggaggccCTCCTTGCCTGGTTCGAGGGTGCTGCCCAGGGCGCCAAGCTCAATGGCTATGAGCGGATCAAGGGTGTCCACGCCACTGTTCATCCATTCGACGCCAGCCTCATGACTCCCACCATGAAGATCAAGCGCAACGTTGCCGCCGACTTCTTCAAGAAGGAGATTGACGAGCTGTACGagaacgccgccgctgccaggTCGAAGATTTAG